The following proteins come from a genomic window of Carcharodon carcharias isolate sCarCar2 chromosome 10, sCarCar2.pri, whole genome shotgun sequence:
- the calca gene encoding calcitonin/calcitonin-related polypeptide, alpha isoform X1, producing MVLLKISAFLVVYAVFVCQINSSHAVPLRSVLESSSDRVALNDYEVRRLLNALVKEFMQMMTEELEQQVPNANSLDRSIVKRCTSLSTCVVGKLSQELHKLQTIQRTDVGATTPGKKRNILTELENERYANYGEPFESN from the exons ATGGTTCTGCTGAAGATCTCTGCTTTCCTTGTGGTTTATGCTGTTTTTGTATGTCAGATAAACAGCTCCCACGCAGTTCCTCTCAG ATCTGTGCTGGAGTCATCTTCAGACAGGGTGGCGCTCAATGATTACGAAGTTCGGCGGTTACTGAATGCGCTAGTAAAGGAATTCATGCAAATGATGACAGAGGAACTGGAGCAACAAGTGCCCAACGCCAATAG CTTGGATAGATCCATTGTCAAACGATGCACGAGTCTGAGCACTTGTGTGGTGGGAAAGTTGTCCCAGGAGTTGCACAAATTACAAACCATCCAGCGCACTGACGTAGGAGCGACAACTCCTGGCAAGAAAAGGAACATTCTCACTGAGCTGGAAAACGAACGCTATGCAAACTACGGAGAGCCATTTGAAAGCAACTAA
- the calca gene encoding calcitonin/calcitonin-related polypeptide, alpha isoform X3: MVLLKISAFLVVYAVFVCQINSSHAVPLRSVLESSSDRVALNDYEVRRLLNALVKEFMQMMTEELEQQVPNANSVPLEKRACKTATCATHRLADFLSRTGGMGNSDFVPTDVGANAFGRRRRNVQM, from the exons ATGGTTCTGCTGAAGATCTCTGCTTTCCTTGTGGTTTATGCTGTTTTTGTATGTCAGATAAACAGCTCCCACGCAGTTCCTCTCAG ATCTGTGCTGGAGTCATCTTCAGACAGGGTGGCGCTCAATGATTACGAAGTTCGGCGGTTACTGAATGCGCTAGTAAAGGAATTCATGCAAATGATGACAGAGGAACTGGAGCAACAAGTGCCCAACGCCAATAG TGTTCCTTTGGAGAAGCGAGCCTGCAAAACGGCCACTTGTGCGACTCACCGCCTGGCTGACTTCCTGAGCCGGACCGGAGGGATGGGCAACAGCGACTTCGTCCCAACCGACGTAGGGGCCAATGCCTTCGGAAGGCGAAGAAGGAATGTTCAGATGTAG
- the calca gene encoding calcitonin/calcitonin-related polypeptide, alpha isoform X2: protein MVLLKISAFLVVYAVFVCQINSSHAVPLRSVLESSSDRVALNDYEVRRLLNALVKEFMQMMTEELEQQVPNANSSVPLEKRACKTATCATHRLADFLSRTGGMGNSDFVPTDVGANAFGRRRRNVQM from the exons ATGGTTCTGCTGAAGATCTCTGCTTTCCTTGTGGTTTATGCTGTTTTTGTATGTCAGATAAACAGCTCCCACGCAGTTCCTCTCAG ATCTGTGCTGGAGTCATCTTCAGACAGGGTGGCGCTCAATGATTACGAAGTTCGGCGGTTACTGAATGCGCTAGTAAAGGAATTCATGCAAATGATGACAGAGGAACTGGAGCAACAAGTGCCCAACGCCAATAG CAGTGTTCCTTTGGAGAAGCGAGCCTGCAAAACGGCCACTTGTGCGACTCACCGCCTGGCTGACTTCCTGAGCCGGACCGGAGGGATGGGCAACAGCGACTTCGTCCCAACCGACGTAGGGGCCAATGCCTTCGGAAGGCGAAGAAGGAATGTTCAGATGTAG